In the genome of Nitrososphaerota archaeon, one region contains:
- a CDS encoding bifunctional phosphoglucose/phosphomannose isomerase, protein MEVNILDDRSEVMKIDKGNYLLSLENFPNMIRDTISLFKEYSFPEEYHNFNKIIFAGMGGSAIGGEIIRDILLDKLSIPIIIHKDYWLPNFVNKDDLVFIISYSGDTEETLSSFINAYNKKSKIIIITSDGLLLKLAQNLKIPLLEIPKGFQPRAALPYLFSSILLSLNNLGIKYFSINDLLKASYLIDKLKKEINIDSPLSKNIAKKIAKGIFNSFPVIYSSIHLKSVAYRFKTQLNEVSKNFCRVEYFPELCHNEVVAWMKKIKLENSSIILFRSNFEPPYITEKISYLIEEVKNIGINNFHEIKARGNNYIEEVLSSIYIGDFISFYLAIINKIDPSLIDIIYRFKEKSKFKEEINKIVSILLASSNTLT, encoded by the coding sequence ATGGAAGTTAATATTTTAGATGATAGAAGTGAAGTAATGAAAATAGATAAAGGTAATTATCTTCTTTCTTTAGAAAATTTTCCAAATATGATAAGAGATACTATAAGTTTATTTAAAGAATATTCTTTTCCAGAAGAGTACCATAATTTTAATAAAATAATTTTTGCTGGAATGGGTGGTTCAGCTATTGGAGGAGAAATAATTAGAGATATTTTATTAGATAAATTATCAATTCCAATAATAATTCATAAAGATTATTGGCTGCCTAATTTTGTAAATAAAGATGATTTAGTTTTTATTATTAGTTATTCAGGTGATACTGAAGAAACTTTAAGTTCTTTTATAAATGCATATAATAAAAAATCAAAAATAATTATAATAACTTCTGATGGCTTACTTCTTAAATTAGCACAAAATTTAAAAATACCTCTTTTAGAAATACCCAAAGGTTTTCAACCTAGAGCTGCTTTACCATATTTATTTTCTTCAATATTATTATCTTTAAATAATTTAGGTATAAAATATTTTTCAATTAATGATTTATTAAAAGCATCATATTTAATTGATAAACTTAAAAAAGAGATAAACATAGACTCTCCTTTAAGCAAAAATATAGCAAAGAAAATTGCTAAAGGAATATTTAATAGTTTTCCAGTAATATATAGCAGCATACATTTAAAATCCGTTGCTTATAGATTCAAAACACAACTTAATGAGGTTTCAAAAAATTTTTGTAGAGTTGAATATTTTCCAGAATTATGCCATAATGAAGTTGTTGCATGGATGAAAAAAATTAAACTAGAAAATTCTTCAATAATATTATTTAGAAGCAATTTTGAGCCTCCATATATTACTGAAAAAATATCATATTTAATTGAAGAAGTAAAAAATATAGGAATAAATAATTTTCATGAAATAAAAGCAAGGGGTAATAATTATATAGAAGAAGTGCTCTCATCAATATATATAGGAGATTTCATTAGTTTTTATTTAGCAATCATTAATAAAATAGATCCATCTTTAATAGATATAATTTATAGATTTAAGGAAAAATCTAAGTTCAAGGAAGAAATTAATAAAATCGTTTCTATATTATTAGCTTCTTCTAATACTTTAACATGA
- a CDS encoding NTPase: MKKVIFITGIPRIGKSTVLMRIIELLKREGIKIGGIITPEKREGNKRIGFLVKDIISGEEGTLAKICTSISNKPKFGKYIIDIEDFERIALKALDFSLKNCDIIAMDEIGRMEFFSLKFKEKIYEILNSNRIIIAVLHRDFINQFKKYGEIIEVTLENRNKLPEEIFKKILKFKK, encoded by the coding sequence ATGAAAAAAGTTATTTTTATAACAGGAATTCCCAGAATTGGAAAATCAACTGTTTTAATGAGGATAATCGAATTGCTTAAACGAGAAGGAATAAAAATTGGTGGCATCATCACACCTGAAAAAAGAGAGGGGAATAAAAGAATTGGATTTCTTGTTAAAGATATTATTTCTGGAGAAGAGGGGACATTAGCTAAAATTTGCACATCTATAAGTAATAAACCGAAATTTGGAAAATATATTATTGATATAGAAGATTTTGAAAGAATAGCTTTAAAAGCTTTAGATTTTTCATTAAAAAATTGTGATATAATAGCAATGGATGAAATTGGTCGTATGGAATTTTTTTCTTTAAAATTTAAAGAAAAAATATATGAAATTTTAAATTCTAATAGAATAATAATTGCAGTATTGCATAGAGATTTCATTAATCAATTTAAAAAATATGGAGAAATAATTGAAGTAACTTTAGAGAATAGAAATAAATTACCAGAAGAAATTTTTAAAAAAATATTAAAATTCAAAAAATAG
- the rnhB gene encoding ribonuclease HII, producing MPKGPVIGPMVICGFSIEENKIETLKEIGAKDSKLLSPIKREKIMKKLKKIAKNIILIKLSANEIDKLRKEINLNEIEINKMVEIINSSSPNIVIIDSPEVNTKKFINKIKKKLKNKNIKIIAENYADRKYPIVSAASIIAKVERDKEIEKIKKKIGYDFGSGYASDKKTIDFLKYWLKNHDILPNFVRKSWITVKLLIEKI from the coding sequence TTGCCAAAAGGGCCAGTAATAGGACCTATGGTAATATGCGGCTTCTCAATTGAAGAAAATAAAATAGAAACATTAAAAGAAATAGGTGCTAAAGATTCAAAATTGCTTTCACCTATTAAAAGAGAAAAAATAATGAAAAAACTAAAAAAGATTGCAAAAAATATTATTTTAATAAAATTATCTGCAAATGAGATTGATAAATTAAGAAAAGAAATAAATTTAAATGAGATAGAGATAAATAAAATGGTTGAAATAATAAATTCTTCTTCTCCAAATATTGTGATTATAGATTCTCCTGAAGTTAATACAAAAAAATTTATAAATAAAATAAAGAAAAAATTGAAGAATAAAAATATAAAAATAATTGCTGAAAATTATGCTGATAGGAAATACCCAATAGTTAGTGCTGCCTCAATAATAGCAAAAGTTGAAAGAGATAAAGAAATTGAAAAAATTAAAAAGAAAATTGGCTATGATTTTGGTTCTGGTTATGCTAGTGATAAGAAAACAATAGATTTTCTTAAATATTGGTTAAAAAATCACGATATTCTTCCAAATTTTGTTAGAAAAAGTTGGATAACTGTAAAATTGTTAATTGAAAAAATATGA
- a CDS encoding RuvB-like helicase has translation MSSIDSSKSLVPLQRFVRVGAHSHVKGLGLEGLKAKMVADGLVGQIEAREAAGIVVKMIKEGKMAGRAILLAGPPGTGKTAIAIAIARELGKDVPFISLSGSEIYSSELKKTEVLTQALRKAIGVRLHEKRRVYEGEITGLDIKTRKHPYNPYQEVPDSVTITLTTLDESKTFRAGSTIANYILQQGITVGDVVQIDAESGRVIKIGRSERASEKYEITTASEKPVPRPSGTIEKEKEFVYVLTLHDLDQLSVQSSRGGLLGFFFGAPSSKEIDPEIRKEVDEMVKSRVEEQTAEIIPGVLFIDEVHLLDIEAFSFLNAAMESELAPILILASNRGVTRVRGTDILSPHGLPLDLIDRLLIITTRPYNKEEVKEILKIRANEENVKLTPEALEKLTEIGVSKTLRYAVQLLTPASQVAKSNNRSEVIPDDIIQVEKLFSDVKRSVEELKQFEEMMLR, from the coding sequence ATGTCTTCTATTGATTCTTCTAAAAGCTTAGTTCCATTACAAAGATTTGTTAGAGTTGGAGCTCATAGTCATGTAAAAGGTTTAGGTTTAGAAGGATTAAAAGCAAAAATGGTTGCAGATGGACTCGTTGGTCAAATAGAAGCAAGAGAAGCTGCGGGAATAGTTGTTAAAATGATTAAAGAAGGGAAAATGGCTGGAAGAGCAATATTACTTGCTGGTCCACCTGGAACTGGAAAAACAGCTATTGCTATTGCAATTGCAAGAGAACTTGGAAAAGACGTACCTTTTATAAGCTTAAGTGGTTCTGAAATATATTCAAGTGAATTGAAAAAAACAGAAGTTTTAACACAAGCTTTAAGAAAAGCAATAGGTGTTAGACTTCATGAAAAAAGGAGAGTTTATGAGGGAGAAATAACAGGATTGGATATTAAAACAAGGAAACATCCATACAATCCTTATCAAGAAGTACCAGATTCTGTAACAATAACTTTAACAACACTTGATGAAAGTAAAACTTTTAGAGCTGGCTCAACAATAGCAAATTACATATTACAACAAGGAATAACTGTTGGAGATGTTGTACAAATAGATGCTGAAAGTGGAAGAGTAATAAAAATTGGAAGATCAGAAAGAGCTTCTGAAAAATATGAAATAACAACAGCTAGTGAAAAACCAGTTCCTAGACCTTCAGGAACAATAGAAAAAGAAAAAGAATTTGTTTATGTTCTTACATTACATGATTTAGATCAACTTTCAGTACAATCTTCAAGAGGAGGATTATTAGGGTTCTTCTTTGGTGCACCTTCTTCTAAAGAAATAGATCCTGAAATTAGGAAAGAAGTTGATGAAATGGTTAAGAGTAGAGTAGAAGAACAAACAGCAGAAATAATACCTGGAGTATTATTTATTGATGAAGTACATTTGCTTGATATAGAAGCTTTCTCATTCTTAAATGCTGCAATGGAAAGCGAGTTGGCACCAATATTAATTTTAGCAAGCAATAGAGGAGTAACAAGAGTTAGAGGCACAGATATATTATCTCCACATGGTCTTCCACTTGATTTAATAGATAGGCTTTTAATAATAACTACCAGACCTTATAATAAAGAAGAAGTTAAAGAAATATTGAAAATAAGAGCAAATGAAGAAAATGTTAAATTAACACCTGAGGCTCTCGAAAAACTAACAGAAATAGGAGTATCAAAAACTCTTAGATATGCTGTTCAATTATTAACTCCTGCATCTCAAGTAGCAAAATCTAATAATAGAAGTGAAGTAATACCAGATGATATAATTCAAGTTGAGAAATTGTTTTCTGATGTAAAAAGATCAGTTGAGGAGCTAAAACAATTTGAAGAAATGATGTTACGATAA
- a CDS encoding fibrillarin-like rRNA/tRNA 2'-O-methyltransferase codes for MKIIPHEKFNGIYWIIENEEKKLATKNLARKVRVYGERIFEYEGEEYREWIPYRSKLAAAILNGLNNLPIKNGTRVLYLGVATGTTSSHVSDIIGENGILYGIDFAPKVLIQFEKNVAKYRKNVIPIFSDARKPSLYKHLVGEVDFIYCDIAQPKQAEPLSENAYAMLKKGGWVMIAIKARSIDSIEAPSRIFKREKEILVKNGFEIIEEINLEPYERDHIMLLGRFLGKY; via the coding sequence ATGAAAATCATTCCTCATGAAAAATTTAATGGAATATATTGGATAATTGAAAATGAAGAAAAAAAACTTGCTACAAAAAATCTTGCTAGAAAAGTAAGAGTTTATGGAGAAAGAATTTTTGAGTATGAAGGAGAAGAATATAGAGAGTGGATACCCTATAGAAGTAAACTTGCTGCAGCAATCCTTAATGGATTAAACAATTTACCTATTAAAAATGGAACAAGAGTACTTTATTTAGGTGTAGCTACTGGTACTACCTCAAGCCATGTATCAGATATAATAGGAGAAAATGGAATACTTTATGGTATAGATTTTGCACCAAAAGTTTTAATTCAATTTGAAAAAAATGTTGCTAAATATAGAAAAAACGTTATACCAATATTTTCAGATGCAAGAAAACCTTCATTATATAAACATTTAGTTGGAGAAGTAGATTTTATTTATTGTGATATAGCTCAACCTAAACAAGCAGAACCATTATCAGAAAATGCCTATGCTATGCTTAAAAAAGGTGGATGGGTTATGATAGCAATAAAAGCAAGAAGTATTGATTCTATTGAAGCTCCTTCAAGAATATTTAAAAGAGAAAAAGAAATATTAGTAAAAAATGGTTTTGAAATAATTGAAGAAATAAATCTAGAACCATATGAAAGAGACCATATAATGCTATTAGGAAGATTTCTAGGAAAATATTAA
- a CDS encoding C/D box methylation guide ribonucleoprotein complex aNOP56 subunit (functions along with aFIB and aL7a; guides 2'-O-methylation of ribose to specific sites in RNAs), producing the protein MPNVNVLTTFIGLVAIDEESKKIIDFFPPDKNIEKIIDFLIKLDKNIIENDVKNFFESLKKEYEKIFIEDEKLANLLKQFFKEDFFIKKIPMNIEDILIKNNIFKNIEEYREVAREVALRLLREKLKISVSRRDLMIVHGVNVIEDLNKQINLIYTRCREWYGIHFPELQDLIKDPEEYLKIVSNFGSRNNINEEKLLEIIGKHKYFNEIINATKKSIGIELNKEDEDQIRNLAEEGLRLISLRNKMEDYLTSLMEYEAPNIVAVTGPIIGAKLIALAGGLEKLAMLPASTIQIIGAEKALFRFLRTKKGAPKHGIIFQHPYIHTAPKWQRGKIARAIASKISIAAKIDYFSGEYRGNELREMLEKRIKEIKQKYPKLEVKHKKKR; encoded by the coding sequence ATGCCTAATGTAAACGTATTAACAACATTTATAGGTTTAGTAGCCATAGATGAAGAAAGCAAGAAAATCATAGATTTTTTTCCTCCAGATAAGAATATTGAGAAAATAATTGATTTTTTAATAAAATTGGATAAAAATATAATTGAAAATGATGTTAAAAATTTTTTCGAATCTCTTAAAAAAGAATATGAGAAAATATTTATTGAAGATGAAAAGCTTGCTAATCTTTTAAAGCAATTTTTCAAAGAAGATTTTTTTATTAAAAAAATTCCAATGAATATAGAAGATATTTTAATTAAAAATAATATTTTTAAAAATATTGAAGAATATAGAGAAGTAGCAAGAGAAGTAGCTCTTCGATTATTAAGAGAGAAATTAAAAATTTCTGTTAGTAGAAGAGATTTAATGATTGTTCATGGAGTGAATGTAATAGAAGATTTGAATAAACAAATTAATTTAATTTACACAAGATGTAGAGAATGGTATGGCATACACTTTCCTGAACTTCAAGACCTTATAAAAGATCCTGAAGAATATTTGAAAATAGTTAGTAATTTTGGTTCAAGAAATAATATCAACGAAGAAAAGCTCTTAGAAATAATTGGAAAACATAAATATTTTAATGAAATAATTAATGCAACAAAAAAATCTATTGGAATAGAATTAAATAAAGAAGATGAAGATCAAATTAGAAATTTAGCTGAAGAAGGACTTAGATTAATTTCTTTAAGGAATAAAATGGAAGATTATTTAACTAGCTTAATGGAATATGAGGCGCCAAATATTGTAGCTGTAACTGGACCAATTATTGGAGCCAAATTAATTGCATTAGCAGGTGGATTGGAAAAATTGGCCATGCTTCCAGCAAGTACTATTCAAATAATAGGGGCTGAGAAAGCTTTATTTAGATTTTTAAGAACAAAGAAAGGGGCTCCTAAACACGGAATAATTTTCCAGCATCCATATATTCATACTGCGCCAAAATGGCAAAGAGGAAAAATAGCACGTGCAATAGCATCAAAAATTTCTATTGCTGCTAAAATAGATTATTTCTCTGGAGAATATAGAGGAAATGAATTAAGAGAAATGCTTGAAAAAAGAATAAAAGAAATAAAGCAAAAATATCCAAAACTTGAAGTGAAACATAAGAAAAAAAGGTAA
- a CDS encoding 30S ribosomal protein S30e has product MCPSHGSITKAGKVRSTTPKLEAKPRRSPIPRMRNRNNYFKRILASKESTESPEIS; this is encoded by the coding sequence ATGTGTCCTAGTCACGGAAGTATAACAAAAGCTGGAAAAGTAAGAAGTACTACTCCAAAATTAGAAGCTAAACCTCGTAGAAGCCCTATTCCACGTATGAGAAATAGAAATAATTATTTTAAAAGAATTTTAGCTTCTAAAGAATCTACTGAAAGCCCTGAAATTAGTTAA
- a CDS encoding CTP synthase, with protein sequence MPAVENARIIFITGGVLSGLGKGITAASIGKIFQFRGYNVKMVKIDNYYNVDPGVLNPVEHGEVFVCEEVWEYSPSKNFTFRIAEIDEDFGHYERFLNINMHPSQNITAGQIYLKILLAEREGAYLGKTVQAIPHITDEIKRRIFSCISQGTDILIVEQGGTVGDFEAMLFLEAIRQVRLEKPLPYTALVHVALVPFLESVGQLKTKPAQQSVRILQSYGLQPDIIIGRSNRLLDEESKKKLALFCNVPYEAVFSNPDLEVTYKLPIVFEEQGLGKYLIKILALNRYNPIEKEYNEWNKMCDLYVHTKYNLDIAMPGKYWQILDSYISMVEALKHAGAHNSAKINIKLIDTEKYESNPEKVEELNNVDGVLFTPGFGSRGTEGMIEAAKYIIKNDIPSLAICFGCQILFIAFCREFLGLKEANSTEINPNTPYPVVDFLPEQKKETWKGGTMRLGAHIIKVLPNTKLYEAYGSIQIKERFRHRYHLIKEYIDKASSHGLIVSGTNIDGRIIQAIELPGYWIVGTQFHPEFKSRPNFPSPIYNAFIKAVLKNKINKN encoded by the coding sequence ATGCCAGCTGTAGAGAATGCGAGGATAATCTTTATTACAGGTGGAGTTTTATCTGGTTTAGGGAAAGGTATCACAGCAGCTTCTATAGGAAAGATTTTCCAATTTAGAGGATACAATGTTAAAATGGTGAAGATTGATAATTATTATAATGTAGATCCTGGAGTTCTCAATCCAGTAGAGCATGGGGAAGTTTTTGTGTGTGAGGAAGTGTGGGAGTACTCACCTTCCAAAAATTTCACTTTTAGAATAGCTGAAATAGATGAGGATTTTGGACATTATGAAAGATTTTTGAACATAAATATGCATCCCTCACAAAATATCACAGCTGGACAAATATATTTAAAAATTCTTTTAGCAGAAAGAGAAGGAGCTTATTTAGGTAAAACTGTTCAAGCAATCCCTCACATCACAGATGAAATTAAGCGAAGAATATTTTCATGTATATCACAAGGTACTGATATTCTAATAGTAGAGCAAGGTGGCACTGTTGGAGATTTTGAAGCAATGCTATTCTTAGAAGCTATTAGACAAGTTAGATTAGAAAAACCTTTACCTTATACAGCTTTAGTACATGTAGCTTTAGTCCCATTCTTAGAATCTGTAGGACAACTTAAAACTAAGCCTGCTCAACAAAGTGTTCGCATTTTACAAAGCTATGGATTGCAACCAGATATAATAATTGGTAGAAGTAATAGATTACTTGATGAAGAATCAAAGAAGAAATTAGCATTATTTTGCAATGTTCCTTATGAAGCTGTTTTCTCAAATCCAGATTTAGAAGTCACTTATAAATTACCTATAGTATTTGAAGAGCAAGGTTTAGGAAAATATTTAATAAAAATACTTGCATTAAATCGCTACAATCCTATAGAAAAAGAATATAATGAATGGAATAAAATGTGTGATCTTTATGTTCATACTAAATATAATTTAGATATTGCAATGCCAGGGAAATATTGGCAAATTTTAGATAGCTATATAAGCATGGTTGAAGCTCTTAAACATGCAGGAGCACATAATAGCGCTAAAATAAATATTAAGCTTATTGATACTGAAAAATATGAAAGCAATCCAGAAAAAGTAGAAGAATTAAATAATGTAGATGGTGTATTATTTACTCCCGGCTTTGGAAGTAGAGGAACTGAAGGAATGATAGAAGCTGCAAAATATATAATTAAAAACGATATTCCTTCATTAGCTATTTGTTTTGGTTGCCAAATATTATTTATTGCTTTTTGTAGAGAATTTTTAGGTCTTAAAGAAGCAAATTCAACAGAAATAAATCCAAATACTCCATATCCAGTTGTTGATTTTCTTCCAGAACAGAAAAAAGAAACATGGAAAGGTGGAACGATGAGATTAGGGGCTCATATTATAAAAGTTTTACCTAATACAAAATTATATGAAGCTTATGGCTCAATACAAATTAAAGAAAGATTTAGACATAGATATCATTTAATTAAAGAATATATCGATAAAGCTTCTTCTCATGGATTAATTGTTTCAGGTACAAATATTGATGGAAGAATAATTCAAGCAATAGAGCTACCTGGTTATTGGATTGTGGGTACTCAGTTTCATCCAGAATTTAAAAGTAGGCCAAATTTTCCATCTCCGATATATAATGCATTTATTAAAGCAGTATTAAAAAATAAAATTAATAAAAATTAA
- a CDS encoding tryptophan--tRNA ligase codes for MSNEFIVTPWEVKGKIDYDRLIKEFGLQPLTDELLKRLEKHAGELHFLLKRRIFFAHRDLDWILNEYEKGNTFYLYTGRGPSGSTHIGHLIPWVFAKWLQDKFNAKLYFQITDDEKFLFKPELTLEEVKEYSYENILDIIAIGFDPNKTKIFLDTEYIKTLYKEAIKVAKKVTFSTVRAVFGLDESSNIGEIFFTSMQSVPAFLESVKQGKNIPCLIPLAVDQDPHFRITRDVAPKLGFYKPAIIHSKFLPSLAGLDKMSSSAPQSCIFTTDKEKDVKKKIWDAFTGGRGNIEDQRKYGGNPDICTVYYYLYYFFEKDEKSLKEQYENCKSGKLLCGEHKIYLTKLIIDFLKNHQKNREKAKEIMDKFILRD; via the coding sequence ATGTCTAATGAATTTATCGTAACTCCATGGGAAGTAAAAGGGAAAATAGATTATGATAGATTAATTAAAGAATTTGGTCTTCAACCTTTAACAGATGAATTGCTTAAAAGATTAGAAAAACATGCAGGTGAATTACATTTTCTTTTAAAAAGGAGAATATTTTTTGCTCATAGGGATTTAGATTGGATATTAAATGAATATGAAAAAGGAAATACATTTTATCTTTATACTGGCAGAGGCCCATCTGGCTCTACTCATATAGGTCATTTAATTCCTTGGGTTTTTGCTAAATGGCTTCAAGATAAATTTAATGCAAAACTATATTTTCAAATAACTGATGATGAAAAATTTTTATTTAAACCAGAGCTTACATTAGAAGAAGTAAAGGAATATTCTTATGAAAATATTTTAGATATTATTGCAATAGGCTTTGATCCAAATAAAACAAAAATTTTTCTGGATACAGAATATATAAAAACTCTTTACAAAGAAGCAATAAAAGTAGCTAAAAAAGTAACATTTTCAACTGTAAGAGCTGTTTTTGGTCTTGATGAAAGTTCAAACATTGGAGAAATATTTTTCACTTCAATGCAATCAGTTCCTGCTTTTTTAGAATCTGTTAAGCAAGGTAAAAACATTCCTTGTTTAATACCATTAGCAGTCGATCAAGATCCTCATTTTAGAATAACTAGAGACGTAGCTCCAAAACTTGGTTTTTATAAACCAGCAATAATTCATAGCAAATTTTTACCAAGCTTAGCTGGATTAGATAAAATGAGCTCAAGTGCTCCTCAATCATGTATATTTACTACAGATAAAGAAAAAGATGTTAAGAAAAAAATATGGGATGCTTTTACTGGCGGAAGAGGGAATATAGAAGACCAAAGAAAATATGGTGGAAATCCAGATATATGTACTGTATACTATTATCTATATTACTTTTTTGAGAAAGATGAAAAATCTTTAAAAGAACAATATGAAAATTGTAAAAGCGGAAAACTTCTTTGTGGAGAACATAAAATATATTTAACAAAGCTTATAATAGATTTTTTGAAAAACCATCAAAAAAATAGAGAAAAAGCTAAGGAAATAATGGATAAATTTATTTTAAGGGATTAA
- a CDS encoding translation initiation factor: MAEICPVCGLPKAICVCETISREQQKVRIKFETRKYKRPTTIIEGLNGSKRDLNEVASKLKSACACGGGYKNGIIILQGDHRNKAKEILAELGIPEENIEVI; the protein is encoded by the coding sequence ATGGCAGAAATCTGCCCAGTATGTGGTTTACCTAAAGCAATTTGCGTATGCGAAACGATATCTCGTGAGCAACAAAAAGTTCGTATAAAATTTGAAACAAGAAAATATAAAAGACCAACAACTATTATAGAGGGATTAAATGGAAGTAAAAGAGATTTAAATGAAGTTGCTTCAAAGCTTAAATCAGCTTGCGCTTGTGGTGGAGGATATAAAAATGGAATTATAATACTTCAAGGAGACCATAGAAATAAAGCTAAAGAAATTTTAGCAGAACTTGGAATACCTGAAGAAAATATAGAAGTTATATAA